In one window of Rhinoderma darwinii isolate aRhiDar2 chromosome 7, aRhiDar2.hap1, whole genome shotgun sequence DNA:
- the LMCD1 gene encoding LIM and cysteine-rich domains protein 1 — MELSAGTQQMSLGQQGTERGPPCVRCKGTCTGFQLHPWRKSCELCQCPTEDHAVPSEVEEDYRIGQLLSDTRYSGLTARVKGGEGARVYKRNRMIITNPITTRKDPTFLTVTYEWAPPGLNQKLAMCYMELIPKKFQPIAGTEGAHHRRLQLAKQLPAYDYNPQYCKGLSEGERPVMEAFVKKYKENVMGVAEVALPCSAKQQEKESNDTKTANSGAEEPANKEDYLCEFCQHLMPADAPAIYADRAGYKKQWHPACFVCGQCREPLVNLIYFWKGNRLWCGRHYCESERPRCTGCNEMIFSEHFQQYEGKSWHTEHFTCTSCEQSLIDKPSVLDNAPLLCVSCSSNRTAP, encoded by the exons ATGTCGTTGGGACAGCAGGGCACTGAAAGGGGCCCTCCCTGCGTGAGGTGCAAGGGGACATGCACAGGATTCCAGCTGCACCCCTGGAG GAAATCGTGTGAGCTCTGCCAGTGCCCCACTGAAGACCACGCTGTGCCCTCAGAAGTAGAAGAAGACTATAGGATTGGGCAACTGCTCTCAGATACCCGTTACTCAGGACTGACCGCACGGGTGAAAGGCGGCGAAGGGGCGCGGGTCTACAAGAGGAATCGTATGATCATCACCAACCCAATCACCACCCGAAAAGATCCCACCTTCCTCACTGTCACCTATGAGTGGGCACCTCCTGGACTCAACCAAAAACTG GCCATGTGTTATATGGAACTGATCCCGAAGAAGTTTCAGCCCATAGCTGGCACAGAAGGGGCACATCATCGACGCCTGCAGCTAGCGAAGCAGTTACCAGCCTATGACTATAACCCCCAATATTGCAAAGGGCTATCTGAGGGTGAAAGGCCTGTAATGGAAGCATTTGTGAAGAAATACAAGGAGAATGTGATGGGGGTGGCAGAGGTGGCATTGCCCTGTagtgccaaacaacaggaaaaggAATCCAACGACACAAAGACTGCAAACAGCGGAGCCGAGGAGCCCGCTAACAAGGAGGATTAC TTGTGTGAGTTCTGCCAGCACCTAATGCCCGCTGATGCTCCAGCAATCTATGCCGACCGGGCAGGGTACAAGAAACAGTGGCACCCAGCCTGCTTTGTGTGCGGCCAGTGCAGAGAGCCCCTGGTGAACCTAATCTATTTCTGGAAGGGCAATCGCCTGTGGTGTGGAAGACATTACTGTGAAAGTGAGAGACCACGCTGCACTGGATGTAATGAG ATGATATTCTCCGAGCACTTTCAGCAGTATGAAGGGAAGTCTTGGCACACAGAGCATTTCACCTGCACAAGCTGCGAGCAGTCGCTCATTGATAAGCCCTCTGTTCTGGACAATGCTCCGCTCCTCTGTGTTTCCTGCAGCAGTAACAGAACCGCTCCCTAG